A DNA window from Shewanella baltica contains the following coding sequences:
- a CDS encoding DUF2339 domain-containing protein has translation MPLKDDVAQLKAELAQLQSLHLSQQSSLSRQLAEFSTKLDTLSQQIATEDAADTTVSMTAGAASIAAVVPATDNAPTLTYAIHTPILESTPVAPVPVEPNPWQQNAVQGDPWQRNTKNTSAEQVAKTEYQAQGQQLSDEVKLQASVQVASQFDDLLSQVLAAIMAPFGAITEQIKSFYHHYQAKELGPVFLMTVAGIITLTLGFGYLLQYSINHWFSELGKALLGFASANAIIAGGIFIRQKRTGMADFGSGIVGLGLILNFLCAYFIGPYFEIIPNSASFILLLLITLAGYGLSMRLDAKVIAVIALVGGSTAPMMLLSQSYAPLLYLPYLLLIGIGALAQSYKLKWPLLLEITALLHIGCIEAFSYFVPLPLTDFGGGSLLALFSINATFYLYGITGILFTQQFAHQDKQPSNTLSHRMLALPIALLAFVLFELTQFTEFAGEIFAVNALICAALYWQLKSRLEKARSGLLLVFAGSFAGFAALYLLSHDFLGLVLLLEALLLLWIGTKEELISVRAEAYVLLLMGLGLNAFSVLDSMALLESSILDALAISALSAFGVSLIALALSCAALVFAIRLLTFTHAPLSALEHQLCRILKELLSGFYVATIILAAYLLSSDYYLAILPLVSLLLLYLSAKDKLVVSEFAAWLLLLPLLFKVVEGITLADSFSFSAQPLMAKLARIELFTALLLAHYWYRRHYKDALFAKAAYSMQIFCYLLLPLILLPKVIRNYWEYTAIALWLSTFMSLGLAYFVKHKSLNIEAKILTWLAVLMTASLCLIHVWQGLAALVIGALFMGFTLLRYRQLPETWRPLLQLQWQLSPYYFALVLAVIVYGFNHSELVGIAMTALALSGYFALLIQKGLSKSAEGQDSRSMKLNLVTEIQAAIKESYHLAYGLTLGLALLPIMLHFEITLGLNRDNASFVLIEFLSLALLARLILQHGVAIRLHRRILPLQGLKWGWHLLLTLSYFMWSYSFDNMIAAPLSAILLVIHGSVLMFISLKPQNADMIRLAAGLFILSTLKVLLLDMASFELVQKVIAFMLIGVILLTVSYFYQKARNRLQQD, from the coding sequence ATGCCGTTAAAGGATGACGTCGCCCAACTAAAAGCTGAGCTGGCACAATTACAGTCGCTGCATTTATCGCAGCAATCTTCGCTCAGCCGTCAATTGGCAGAATTTTCAACTAAGCTCGATACCTTAAGTCAGCAAATTGCGACGGAAGACGCCGCTGATACCACTGTCAGTATGACAGCGGGTGCTGCATCGATTGCGGCAGTGGTTCCCGCCACCGATAACGCGCCCACATTAACCTATGCGATACACACACCAATCCTTGAGTCCACTCCCGTAGCGCCAGTTCCTGTAGAACCCAACCCATGGCAGCAAAACGCTGTGCAAGGAGACCCTTGGCAAAGAAACACCAAAAATACCTCCGCAGAACAAGTCGCTAAAACCGAATACCAGGCGCAGGGCCAACAACTGAGTGATGAAGTCAAATTACAGGCAAGCGTGCAAGTGGCGAGTCAATTTGATGATCTGTTATCCCAAGTATTAGCGGCCATCATGGCGCCCTTTGGCGCAATTACCGAACAAATCAAATCTTTCTACCATCATTATCAAGCCAAGGAATTAGGCCCGGTCTTTTTGATGACAGTCGCGGGGATCATCACCCTGACCTTAGGCTTTGGTTACTTACTGCAATATTCCATCAACCATTGGTTTTCAGAACTGGGCAAAGCCCTACTCGGGTTTGCCAGCGCGAACGCTATCATAGCCGGCGGGATTTTTATTCGCCAAAAACGCACGGGCATGGCGGACTTTGGTTCTGGGATAGTCGGATTAGGCCTTATCCTAAACTTTCTCTGCGCTTACTTTATTGGGCCGTATTTTGAAATCATCCCCAATAGCGCGAGTTTTATCTTACTGTTATTGATCACTCTGGCAGGTTATGGTCTGTCGATGCGCTTAGATGCCAAAGTCATTGCCGTCATCGCCTTAGTCGGCGGCTCGACCGCGCCTATGATGCTGTTATCCCAAAGCTATGCGCCGTTGCTGTATCTGCCTTATTTACTGCTTATTGGAATTGGCGCCCTTGCCCAAAGTTATAAGCTTAAGTGGCCGTTATTACTGGAAATCACCGCGCTGCTGCACATTGGCTGCATCGAAGCCTTTAGCTATTTTGTGCCACTGCCACTCACCGACTTTGGCGGTGGCAGTCTGCTGGCGCTTTTCAGTATTAATGCGACCTTTTATCTCTACGGCATCACCGGCATACTATTTACCCAGCAGTTTGCCCATCAAGATAAACAACCAAGCAACACCCTAAGCCATCGCATGCTCGCTTTGCCAATAGCATTGCTCGCCTTTGTGCTATTCGAATTAACGCAATTTACTGAGTTTGCAGGGGAAATCTTTGCGGTCAACGCGCTGATTTGTGCTGCCCTCTATTGGCAGCTAAAAAGCCGCTTAGAAAAAGCCCGCAGCGGCTTATTGTTAGTCTTTGCAGGAAGTTTTGCCGGATTTGCAGCGCTGTATTTACTCAGCCATGATTTCCTCGGCTTAGTCTTACTGCTCGAAGCCTTATTACTGTTATGGATTGGCACCAAAGAAGAACTGATTTCAGTGCGCGCCGAAGCCTATGTATTACTGCTAATGGGATTAGGGTTAAATGCGTTTAGTGTGCTTGATAGCATGGCACTGTTAGAATCCAGCATATTAGATGCCTTGGCAATTTCAGCTTTGTCGGCCTTTGGCGTTTCGCTGATCGCACTGGCCTTAAGTTGCGCCGCCTTAGTCTTTGCCATTCGCCTATTAACATTCACCCATGCGCCGCTTTCTGCGTTAGAACATCAGCTTTGCAGAATATTAAAAGAACTATTAAGTGGTTTTTATGTGGCGACAATTATCCTCGCGGCTTACCTTTTGAGCAGCGATTACTATCTCGCTATCTTGCCGCTAGTCAGCCTATTACTACTGTACTTAAGCGCAAAGGACAAACTCGTTGTCAGCGAATTTGCCGCTTGGCTCTTGCTATTACCGCTGCTCTTTAAGGTTGTTGAAGGCATAACGCTCGCGGACAGTTTTAGCTTTAGCGCCCAGCCGCTCATGGCCAAACTGGCACGAATTGAGTTATTTACCGCCTTACTCTTGGCCCATTATTGGTATCGCCGCCACTATAAAGATGCCCTATTTGCCAAAGCCGCTTATAGCATGCAAATCTTCTGCTATTTGCTGCTGCCGCTTATTCTGCTGCCTAAAGTTATCCGCAACTATTGGGAATATACCGCTATTGCCCTCTGGCTGAGCACCTTTATGAGCCTAGGTTTAGCCTACTTTGTTAAACATAAGAGTTTGAACATAGAAGCCAAAATCCTCACTTGGCTAGCGGTTCTGATGACCGCCTCGCTATGTCTTATTCACGTTTGGCAAGGACTCGCGGCGCTGGTTATTGGTGCCCTCTTTATGGGCTTCACCCTGCTTCGTTATCGCCAATTACCCGAGACATGGCGCCCCTTACTGCAACTTCAATGGCAACTAAGCCCTTATTACTTTGCACTGGTATTAGCCGTGATCGTTTATGGCTTTAATCATTCAGAGCTCGTCGGAATAGCCATGACAGCATTGGCCTTAAGTGGTTATTTTGCCTTGCTTATCCAAAAAGGTTTAAGCAAAAGTGCTGAAGGCCAAGACTCGCGTAGCATGAAATTAAACCTAGTAACCGAAATTCAAGCCGCAATAAAGGAAAGCTATCATCTCGCCTACGGCCTAACGTTAGGCTTAGCCCTGTTGCCCATCATGCTGCATTTTGAAATCACACTCGGGCTCAATCGTGATAATGCCTCGTTTGTGTTAATCGAGTTTTTATCACTGGCACTCCTAGCAAGGCTTATCTTGCAGCACGGCGTAGCAATACGCTTGCATAGACGTATCTTACCGTTACAAGGACTTAAGTGGGGCTGGCATCTACTGCTCACCTTGAGTTACTTCATGTGGAGTTATAGTTTCGATAACATGATTGCCGCCCCACTCAGCGCGATTTTATTAGTTATCCATGGCAGTGTGTTGATGTTTATCAGCTTAAAACCACAAAATGCCGATATGATCCGCCTCGCCGCAGGGCTATTTATCCTATCGACGCTCAAGGTGCTATTACTGGATATGGCGTCCTTCGAGCTAGTGCAAAAGGTCATTGCCTTTATGCTGATCGGGGTTATTTTACTTACCGTTTCTTACTTCTACCAGAAGGCGAGAAATCGATTGCAGCAAGATTAA
- a CDS encoding methyltransferase, which yields MTTQFSVAGVELELLRYPAQQESNLQAWDAADEHLLKSLIESEQAAVPTAIINDSFGALSCGVSKLNPSWPLCVETDARTSFLGTEQNHGRNQLPLGNLQWFTSRDTLPENLALVLMKLPKNLSYFAHQLTRLSQVLPAGTRILVAAKAKSINGALLDVFAKHLGPASASLAWKNTRVITCVSDGKPRPLAKEVTWAVPEYQLEISNLSNVFAANKLDIGARIMLENLPKGDFKSIVDLGCGNGVLGLRTAQLFPEADIHFIDDSEMAVASAKANWARNQLPTDKGHFYWDDCMTHLPEEVQPDLVLCNPPFHQGEAITDHIAWQMFLDARRRLKDGGILHIVGNRHLAYHVKLQRLFKNCTTVASNGKFVILQAQKK from the coding sequence ATGACAACACAATTTTCAGTAGCGGGTGTTGAACTCGAACTTTTACGGTATCCAGCTCAGCAGGAATCTAATCTTCAAGCTTGGGATGCCGCCGATGAACACTTACTCAAAAGCCTTATTGAGTCAGAGCAAGCCGCCGTGCCAACCGCCATTATCAACGACAGTTTCGGCGCCTTAAGCTGTGGTGTATCAAAACTGAATCCAAGTTGGCCACTGTGTGTTGAAACCGATGCCAGAACCAGCTTTTTAGGCACAGAGCAAAACCATGGCCGCAATCAGTTGCCGCTGGGTAACCTGCAATGGTTTACCAGTCGCGATACCTTGCCAGAAAACTTAGCCTTAGTATTGATGAAGTTGCCTAAAAACTTAAGCTACTTTGCCCACCAGCTAACACGCTTATCGCAAGTGTTACCTGCTGGCACTCGCATATTAGTGGCAGCCAAAGCCAAATCGATTAATGGCGCCTTGCTCGATGTCTTTGCTAAGCATTTAGGCCCAGCAAGCGCTAGTTTAGCGTGGAAAAACACCCGAGTAATTACCTGTGTCAGTGATGGCAAACCAAGACCATTAGCGAAAGAAGTGACTTGGGCCGTACCTGAATATCAACTTGAGATCAGCAACTTAAGTAATGTGTTCGCCGCCAACAAGCTCGATATTGGCGCACGCATCATGCTCGAAAATCTGCCGAAAGGGGATTTCAAGTCGATTGTCGATCTCGGCTGTGGCAATGGCGTGCTGGGACTGCGAACCGCACAGTTATTCCCTGAAGCTGATATCCACTTTATCGACGATTCCGAAATGGCGGTCGCATCAGCCAAGGCAAACTGGGCTCGTAATCAATTACCGACAGATAAAGGCCACTTCTATTGGGACGACTGCATGACGCATCTGCCAGAAGAAGTGCAACCGGATCTGGTACTGTGTAACCCGCCCTTCCATCAAGGTGAAGCCATTACCGATCATATCGCGTGGCAGATGTTTTTAGACGCTCGCCGCCGCTTAAAAGACGGGGGGATTTTACATATCGTCGGCAACCGCCATCTGGCTTACCATGTGAAATTGCAGCGCTTATTTAAAAACTGCACCACAGTCGCCTCCAACGGTAAATTTGTGATCCTGCAGGCGCAAAAGAAATAA
- a CDS encoding alpha-ketoglutarate-dependent dioxygenase AlkB family protein, giving the protein MMTKDNNQRDQSDNQGGGQRVDLFSELELEFDAASDPDLQLSLSMAEQGSKKAEQPTPPITLVRGYLNAEQQAALMKEAQTYSLSRPEIQVFGQFHAIPRQQVWFGDSGCDYLYSGLFIRALPWPKYAHKLREKLTRDYGLTSNGVLVNRYADGKDCMGAHSDDEPEIAHGSHIASITLGATRDFVFKHKHSQTKYNISLHSGDLLIMHWPMQNDWLHSLPKRLKVKEPRWNYTFRQLIVNFHG; this is encoded by the coding sequence ATGATGACCAAAGATAATAATCAGCGTGACCAGAGTGACAATCAAGGTGGCGGCCAAAGGGTTGACTTGTTTTCTGAACTTGAGCTTGAGTTTGATGCAGCGTCGGATCCTGATTTGCAGTTAAGTTTGAGCATGGCCGAACAAGGTTCGAAAAAAGCTGAGCAACCCACACCGCCCATCACCTTAGTGCGGGGTTATCTTAATGCTGAGCAGCAAGCGGCGCTGATGAAAGAAGCACAGACTTATTCCTTAAGTCGCCCCGAAATCCAAGTCTTCGGTCAGTTTCACGCGATTCCCCGCCAGCAAGTGTGGTTTGGCGACTCGGGCTGCGACTATTTATATTCAGGACTGTTTATCCGCGCCTTACCTTGGCCTAAATATGCCCATAAGTTGAGGGAAAAGTTAACGCGGGATTATGGATTGACCAGCAATGGGGTATTAGTCAATCGCTACGCAGATGGTAAAGATTGCATGGGAGCCCACAGCGATGATGAACCAGAAATTGCCCATGGTAGCCATATTGCGTCTATTACCTTAGGCGCCACGCGGGATTTTGTGTTTAAGCATAAACACAGCCAAACCAAGTACAACATCAGTTTGCACAGCGGCGATCTGCTGATCATGCATTGGCCCATGCAAAACGACTGGTTACACAGCTTACCTAAACGCTTGAAAGTAAAAGAGCCCCGCTGGAACTACACCTTTAGACAACTCATCGTTAATTTCCATGGCTAA
- a CDS encoding BolA family protein, protein MSNTHAQGTVANTITQKLTEGFSPTHLEVINESNRHHVPPNSETHFKVVLVSEQFDGLRLLARHRLVNTHLAYELANGVHALSIHTFTQSEWDANAQVPNTPNCRG, encoded by the coding sequence ATGTCCAATACTCATGCGCAGGGCACAGTGGCTAACACTATCACGCAGAAGTTAACCGAAGGCTTCTCGCCGACGCACTTAGAAGTGATTAACGAAAGTAATCGTCACCATGTGCCACCGAATTCAGAAACCCATTTCAAAGTTGTGCTCGTGAGCGAGCAGTTTGATGGTTTACGCCTCTTGGCCCGTCATCGATTGGTTAACACTCACTTAGCCTATGAGCTAGCTAATGGCGTACATGCACTGTCAATTCACACTTTCACTCAAAGTGAATGGGATGCGAATGCACAAGTGCCTAATACGCCAAATTGTCGCGGTTAA
- a CDS encoding TRAP transporter substrate-binding protein → MRKFGSVLVLMLLMGLSGCNPAASDAQSVAVSHAATDDPQAIPAIEWRLATSWPKNFPGLGMAPERFAHLVNDMSNGRLKIQVYGAGELMPAFAVFDGVSQGKIQMAHAASYYWKGKAPAAQFFSSIPFGMTAQEMNGWLHYGGGMALWDEVYRPFGIIPLAGGNTGMQMGGWFNKPINTIADFKGLKIRMPGLGGEVLKRVGAIPVNMAGRELYGALQTGSIDAAEWVGPLNDLAFGLHKVAKYYYYPGWHEPGSNMEFLINKAAFESLPQDLQAIVKVAARAINQDMLDEYTTQNVAALETLVNDEGVVLKAFPPKVLLELEKISKQVIEEQANQDPLMRKVYAAYHAYEQGVRQYHKISEDAYSQQRQH, encoded by the coding sequence ATGCGTAAGTTTGGGAGTGTACTCGTCTTAATGCTGCTGATGGGGCTGAGCGGTTGTAATCCAGCAGCTAGTGACGCGCAAAGCGTAGCCGTTTCCCATGCCGCAACGGATGACCCCCAAGCTATTCCCGCTATTGAATGGCGCCTTGCGACCTCTTGGCCCAAAAACTTCCCCGGTTTAGGTATGGCTCCAGAACGCTTTGCCCATTTAGTCAATGACATGTCTAACGGTCGGTTAAAGATCCAGGTTTATGGCGCGGGTGAGTTAATGCCAGCGTTTGCCGTATTTGATGGTGTGAGTCAGGGTAAAATTCAAATGGCCCATGCCGCTTCTTATTATTGGAAAGGCAAGGCACCCGCGGCGCAGTTTTTTTCATCGATTCCCTTTGGTATGACGGCGCAGGAAATGAACGGCTGGCTTCACTACGGCGGTGGCATGGCGTTGTGGGATGAAGTGTATCGCCCCTTTGGCATCATTCCCCTCGCGGGTGGCAATACGGGCATGCAAATGGGCGGCTGGTTCAATAAACCGATTAATACGATTGCTGATTTTAAGGGATTGAAGATCCGCATGCCGGGCTTGGGCGGCGAAGTATTAAAGCGTGTCGGTGCTATTCCTGTGAATATGGCGGGGCGTGAACTCTATGGTGCATTGCAAACAGGCTCGATTGATGCGGCTGAGTGGGTAGGGCCATTGAACGACCTTGCCTTTGGTCTACATAAAGTGGCGAAGTACTACTATTACCCTGGTTGGCATGAGCCGGGTTCTAATATGGAATTCTTGATTAATAAAGCCGCCTTCGAGAGTTTACCTCAAGATTTACAAGCCATAGTTAAAGTCGCGGCGAGAGCCATTAATCAAGATATGCTCGATGAATACACGACCCAAAACGTGGCCGCCCTTGAAACCTTAGTGAATGATGAAGGGGTGGTGCTTAAGGCGTTTCCACCGAAAGTGTTGTTGGAACTTGAGAAAATCTCGAAACAAGTGATTGAAGAGCAAGCTAATCAAGATCCCTTAATGCGCAAAGTGTACGCCGCCTATCACGCCTACGAGCAAGGTGTGCGCCAGTATCATAAAATATCTGAGGATGCTTACAGCCAACAGCGTCAACACTAA
- the luxS gene encoding S-ribosylhomocysteine lyase encodes MPLLDSFTVDHTRMNAPAVRVAKHMSTPKGDAITVFDLRFCAPNKDILSERGIHTLEHLFAGFMRDHLNGSNVEIIDISPMGCRTGFYMSLIGEPTERQVADAWLAAMEDVLKVVEQSEIPELNEYQCGTYEMHSLEQAQDIARNIIAAGVSVNRNDDLKLSDEILGNL; translated from the coding sequence ATGCCATTACTTGATAGCTTTACCGTCGATCATACTCGAATGAATGCCCCAGCAGTTCGTGTTGCTAAGCACATGAGCACGCCAAAGGGCGATGCGATTACGGTATTTGATCTACGTTTTTGCGCACCGAATAAAGATATTCTCAGTGAGCGTGGTATTCACACTCTGGAACATTTATTCGCTGGCTTTATGCGTGACCATTTAAATGGTAGCAATGTTGAGATCATCGATATTTCTCCAATGGGATGCCGTACCGGCTTTTATATGAGTCTGATTGGTGAGCCGACTGAGCGCCAAGTGGCCGATGCGTGGTTAGCTGCGATGGAAGATGTGCTTAAAGTGGTTGAGCAGTCTGAAATCCCTGAGCTGAACGAATACCAATGTGGTACGTATGAGATGCATTCATTAGAGCAGGCACAAGATATCGCCCGTAATATTATTGCGGCTGGCGTAAGTGTGAATCGCAATGATGATTTGAAATTAAGCGACGAAATTCTAGGTAATCTGTAA
- a CDS encoding TonB-dependent receptor domain-containing protein yields MPSRYFTVSLCAISVSLACSNTTFADDFHSQMLELNQLNDTFHSTADSLALGQLTALTVLPADLNGNPASISMRSASQGVAVLQDRVYFSPAPYSAPQLQLLPNLLQQQSVTVTPMANMAVGGQGAFGVVSYQTLPVAEQAENSKVTLEGNTDADYSVDVNWGVKQKEYGMILAVNYSDGSGADHLLNGQDTDRQTTDILFKINAASLLGARSPQVTEFTYQFLDDDSYRSQLGLTPADWQQDPMSLYSATAADKHQGRHHKYQLSHQVALSGGHKVITDFYYQSYSQQLNQLNQFDGQMLDTQSLAALAAFERQPTVDGVAVASLQQDNDFSSFGVQTESVNQYGAHQISYSARYHTDKAEMHLGDQQSLWQQDLSLVSEAPNALLAYTDDATAFTSAIDSLFNWDGLQLKLALAYEKVDVNRKVNLAYAGLEAADFSDSDWMPQLGVLYHAGDWRFSTDIRRSWTAASAGNLEQEAQVSLQYQVSAQYASERFSADIKTYVQDFDNLHVNCDAYTQCADSRLWVQGNVVDVLTKGVELNLGYQWELGSVQLPLALNYQYSNAEYQTNSCNEIQGCVVAGDRVAWLPEQQLQLSAGMKYDEYELHANVFYQSEREMGQFGAELQSVAAQWRVDLAANYHFNRHHEIYFRIENLLDETLVTTASNSGIRSENGRISYLGYQWRF; encoded by the coding sequence ATGCCTAGTCGTTACTTCACAGTATCACTCTGTGCAATTTCTGTATCACTTGCCTGTTCTAACACAACGTTCGCCGATGATTTCCACAGTCAAATGCTTGAACTGAACCAGCTCAATGACACATTTCACTCTACTGCTGACAGCTTAGCGTTAGGCCAGTTAACGGCTTTGACGGTTTTACCTGCGGATCTTAACGGAAATCCAGCAAGCATTAGTATGCGCAGCGCGAGTCAAGGCGTGGCCGTATTGCAAGATAGAGTGTATTTCTCACCTGCGCCTTATTCTGCACCGCAATTACAACTATTACCCAATCTACTGCAACAACAGAGTGTTACTGTCACGCCAATGGCGAATATGGCGGTTGGTGGGCAAGGGGCGTTTGGGGTGGTGAGTTATCAAACCTTACCTGTAGCCGAGCAAGCGGAAAACAGTAAGGTAACGCTCGAAGGCAATACGGATGCTGACTACAGTGTCGATGTGAATTGGGGCGTGAAGCAAAAAGAATACGGCATGATACTCGCGGTTAACTACAGTGATGGTAGCGGCGCCGATCACTTACTCAATGGTCAAGATACTGACCGCCAAACCACTGATATCTTATTTAAAATCAATGCTGCGAGTTTATTAGGTGCCAGAAGTCCACAGGTGACTGAGTTTACCTATCAGTTCCTCGATGATGATAGCTATCGCTCCCAACTCGGCTTAACACCAGCAGATTGGCAACAAGACCCTATGAGTTTGTATTCGGCCACTGCGGCAGATAAGCATCAAGGGCGACACCATAAGTATCAATTGTCACACCAAGTTGCGTTAAGTGGTGGGCATAAGGTCATCACGGACTTTTATTATCAATCCTATTCGCAGCAATTAAATCAACTTAATCAGTTTGATGGGCAAATGCTCGATACCCAGAGTTTAGCTGCGCTGGCCGCATTTGAACGGCAGCCGACAGTCGATGGCGTCGCGGTCGCCTCGTTACAACAAGACAATGATTTTAGCTCCTTTGGGGTACAAACTGAGTCAGTGAATCAGTATGGCGCTCATCAAATTAGCTATAGCGCCCGTTACCATACGGATAAAGCCGAGATGCACCTTGGCGATCAGCAGAGTCTATGGCAGCAGGACTTGAGTTTAGTGAGTGAAGCACCCAATGCGCTGTTGGCTTATACCGATGATGCGACGGCATTCACTTCGGCCATCGACTCCTTGTTTAATTGGGACGGATTGCAGCTAAAGCTCGCGCTTGCCTATGAAAAAGTGGACGTCAATCGCAAGGTCAATTTAGCCTATGCCGGACTCGAAGCGGCGGATTTTTCTGACAGCGATTGGATGCCACAGCTTGGCGTTTTATATCATGCTGGAGATTGGCGCTTTAGTACGGATATTCGACGTTCATGGACCGCCGCGAGTGCGGGGAATCTTGAGCAAGAGGCGCAAGTGTCGCTGCAATATCAAGTCAGCGCCCAATATGCCAGCGAGCGTTTTAGTGCTGATATCAAAACCTACGTCCAAGATTTTGATAATCTGCATGTCAATTGCGATGCGTATACCCAATGTGCCGACAGTCGTTTGTGGGTTCAAGGCAATGTTGTGGATGTGCTGACCAAAGGGGTTGAGCTGAATCTTGGCTATCAATGGGAACTGGGCAGTGTGCAGTTGCCTTTAGCCTTGAATTATCAGTATTCGAATGCCGAGTATCAAACCAATAGCTGCAACGAAATCCAAGGCTGCGTCGTGGCTGGCGATAGGGTGGCCTGGTTACCCGAGCAGCAACTGCAGTTGAGTGCTGGGATGAAATATGACGAATATGAACTGCATGCGAATGTCTTTTATCAATCGGAGCGCGAAATGGGCCAATTCGGCGCCGAATTACAGTCTGTCGCCGCACAATGGCGGGTAGATTTAGCGGCTAATTATCATTTTAACCGTCACCATGAGATTTATTTTCGGATAGAAAACCTCTTAGATGAGACATTAGTCACAACAGCATCAAATAGTGGAATTCGATCGGAAAATGGACGTATTAGCTATTTAGGTTATCAATGGCGCTTTTAA
- a CDS encoding Na(+)-translocating NADH-quinone reductase subunit A, with product MITIKKGLELPIAGGPEQVIHNGPAIKHVATLGEEYIGLRPTMKIKVGDKVQKGQVLFEDKKNLGVKYTALASGTILDINRGAQRVLQSVVIEVEGNESVAFAKYDATALDTLDSQLVRDNLIESGLWTALRTRPFSKVPAVDSSAAGIFVTAIDTQPLAADPVVVIREHKEDFANGLKVLARLTDGKVYLCKAPGADIPAANAQVEEFAGVHPAGLVGTHIHFLLSASAKRTVWHIGYQDVIAIGQLFTTGELNTERVIAIAGPKAAKPRLVRTVVGASMTELTAGEALDGNVRLISGSVLNGRTAVGPQGYLGRYHVQVSLLEEGTEKEFLGWVLPGSDKYSITRAFLGHLAPSRLFSMTTSTGGSDRAMVPIGNYERVMPLDILPTMLLRDLISGDFDGAATLGALELDEEDLALCTFVCPGKYDYGSYLRDCLDTIEREG from the coding sequence ATGATTACAATTAAGAAAGGATTGGAACTGCCTATAGCAGGCGGACCAGAGCAAGTTATCCATAATGGCCCAGCCATTAAACATGTAGCTACTTTGGGTGAAGAGTATATTGGCTTACGTCCAACGATGAAAATCAAAGTGGGCGATAAAGTACAAAAAGGCCAGGTTCTTTTTGAAGATAAGAAGAATTTAGGCGTTAAATATACGGCTTTAGCCAGTGGTACTATATTAGACATTAACCGGGGCGCCCAGCGTGTTCTGCAGTCTGTTGTCATTGAAGTGGAAGGAAACGAAAGCGTTGCCTTTGCTAAATATGATGCCACTGCACTCGATACGCTCGACTCGCAGTTAGTCCGTGACAATCTGATCGAATCAGGTTTATGGACTGCTTTGCGTACTCGTCCTTTTAGCAAAGTTCCTGCTGTAGACTCTTCTGCTGCTGGTATTTTTGTAACCGCAATAGATACTCAACCTCTTGCCGCTGATCCCGTTGTGGTGATCCGTGAGCATAAAGAAGATTTTGCTAATGGTCTTAAGGTCTTAGCAAGACTTACTGACGGTAAAGTTTACCTTTGTAAAGCGCCTGGCGCTGATATTCCTGCCGCAAACGCCCAAGTTGAAGAATTTGCCGGTGTGCACCCTGCAGGATTAGTCGGTACTCATATTCACTTCTTATTGTCTGCCTCTGCAAAACGTACCGTTTGGCATATTGGTTACCAAGATGTAATAGCAATTGGTCAGCTATTCACGACGGGTGAACTCAATACCGAACGTGTTATTGCGATCGCAGGCCCTAAAGCGGCTAAGCCAAGACTCGTACGCACTGTTGTGGGCGCGAGCATGACTGAATTAACCGCAGGTGAAGCCTTAGATGGCAATGTTCGTCTGATTTCAGGCTCTGTTCTGAATGGTCGTACAGCCGTTGGCCCACAAGGGTATTTAGGTCGTTACCATGTTCAAGTAAGTCTGTTAGAAGAAGGTACAGAGAAAGAATTTTTAGGCTGGGTATTACCAGGCTCAGACAAATATTCTATCACTCGTGCATTCTTAGGACATCTTGCTCCTTCTCGTCTGTTCAGTATGACGACCAGTACAGGTGGTTCAGACCGCGCTATGGTGCCAATTGGTAACTATGAGCGTGTAATGCCATTGGACATTCTTCCTACTATGTTGTTGCGTGACTTGATTTCAGGTGACTTTGACGGTGCTGCTACGTTAGGCGCGTTAGAGTTAGATGAAGAAGATCTCGCACTGTGTACGTTCGTATGTCCAGGCAAGTATGACTACGGTTCATATCTGCGTGACTGTTTAGATACGATCGAGAGGGAAGGCTAA